CAACActgttacaaaaaaaattcacactTTATCAAATATTCTCTAAAAAGGGAAACAAAAATGCCTCATTTTCgcaaacctaaaccctaaaccatgaATTTGTTGTAGTGGGTAAACCCAATACTTTTTCTGCTCCACCAATGGGGAAATGACGAACCCCATCAAAAAATAACTTAGAAAACGGAGGAACAACAAACTTGGGGAATTGAGGAAGAAGAAACTTAGGGGATGGACGAAGAAGACACTTCGGAGATGGAGGAAGAAAAAACTTTGGGGAAGGAGGAAGAACAAACTTGGGGATGGAAAAAGAATAAACTGCTCTCCACTTCTCTCACGACTTCCACTTCTGTCTCTCTCCTTGCCCTTCACCCACTCCTCTCCCGAATCAACCTCCCTTTCTCTCTCGCTCtcatcctctctctctctccttgcTTCTCTCATTTCTGTCACTCCATCAACCTCCCTTTCTCTCTCGTACTCAAGCATCCAACGTGgaagtgtgaaaaaaaaattaaaaaataaaaaatcattgtcACTTCATGTAATGAGAGAAGTTGTTAGAAAACGGttgttaatatatcattttccttttttataatatactcACCAATTTGAtgctaaataatttttttatataggtGGATAATTTGTTCATGGATAGATTTCATTTagctaaattaaactttaaacctTGAATCcataagaaacaataaaaatactatttcaTCTTCCATCTCAAACCTTCATAcactaaaaaaagaatttatttcaaaatcaatcctataataaaaaattaaattcttcactaaagtgaatttatttcaaaatcaatcctatgataaaaaaataaattgttcatTAAAATGTTCATCGACAAATATCTTTTGATATCAATTGAAATCATTACCGATACTACTTCCTTTAATCTTACTTTACCAACCTTTATTCCTATGGAATCTTTTTATTACATTCTAGCACAAACTGAGTTAGAACCTgcaataccataaaattctcTTTTTGACAATCAAATAGTGTATAAAGTAGCCACAACATAATCCTATACCTATACTACAATGTGGAACTAAGTGAATTAGAAAGTATCCTTCACATCTCCAAGAGACTATCATTGAAATCTTGTTGTTACCATAATGTGTCACATCACTCTTCAAACAAAAGGTAATGTTTATCCTCTTTCTCACCGCGAGAGAAAACGAATAAGTTTTGACATAtttgtgagttttttttttttttttcattaactaaGATAGTTTTAGCATATTTACACTAGTGTTTGAGATAATTATGGATAAGGTCAAACAAGCgtttaattataagaaataatatctTTTAACTTGGTTTAATATTTCAAgatttacatatataaatattcaaaaatattttaaaattgtaaattttttcaattcagCATGAAGTttttataagaagaaaattgtaaaaaatttcaacttaacataccaaaaagaaatttacaaactcttttaaaaaatatgattatccaagtcaaaaataaaaattgttgagTGATACATTTTAGAAGAGTTTGTTATATAAGAGGTGTATATTAATATGTTATATAAAGTAGTAAAATATATAGCGTTTGATCTGATGTAAGAGAGTTATGACATAATTACGATCGAATTctaatattttgaattctttCCACAATTTATGTGAGtaagaaaaacttattcatcGTGTTCATATATATAGATTATAATTCATTAACATGCTAAGtaagtgataataaattttttatgcttaattatccttttatttgttatttttattttctctttttttgcaATGATTTGGTGTTTCTAATTTTATGTAAACTAGTTCACGAATTACAAAATTAAGGATTtgttagaaaaaagaaaacaaaatgtcGTGTCTGAAAGTCATAATTCCTACAAATTACGAATTTTGTCTTGGCCAGGGACGATGAACTTAACCAGTCTATCAATTGGAATTTTCGAAGAAACTGAAATCTATTATTTAAGGACTGTTTCATGATAATGAATGATACTGCTCCATATAAGAAATCCAAACGAAAAAGTACAAAACAGGCTTTCACCATTTTTTATCTTCCTGCTGCATCGTCGTTGATCTCGTCAAGAATCACGACTAAGGCCACTATGAACGCATAATCAATGTTCGGATAAATCGTCACCATGAAATGGTCTTTTCCAATCAAAATACTCTGAACTGTGTGCTTTTTATGCATCTGTAATACCATTCCAACAACATATTTTCAGTTACCAATAATCatgattaaataatattcaaaacaaataataatttatgtgcAACTAGTTAATTCAGATCTAACTCTGTTTACCATTGACTCTCTAATGTTTGAATACAGCTTTGAAAAATGagttttctataaaaaaagtaaattttaaacttgagagatgaaaaacaaatatatctcaAAATCGAGTGGAAAAGCATATTTAAACACAAGCCACtcaaaaaagtaaattaaaaccaataataactgagaaaaaaaaaaaggaaaatggttTTGGATATTTAATGAGAAAAGTTTTACCTGGGCAACGATGTTGTTAGTTTCACCAGCATAAACAACGCAAGATCGTTCAAGCCAGCTACCTTTGACCTTAAAGTCACAAACATCTTCTCTGGTGTTATTCGCCAAAAACACATCTAATTTGCTCTTAAACTGAATAAAGGACGATCGCTTCACAGAAAATATAAGATCTTTGGCTTCTGTGCTTTCCCCTCTGAAAGCTTGCCACCGATCATGTGCTGTCATCATCTGCATCAACAACACACAAATTTTCACCAATTTTTACAATTAGATAAACCCACTTaaacaacataaaatatattcaatgaGATGTACTGTGTTTCTTTTTAGAAACTACTAATCTCAGAGTGTTTAGTTAATTCAAGTAGGGTATGCGTGATTAGCTTTCACTAAGTAAAAGTATAAACTTTAATTAACCTAATAATTGAAACGAACATACGATGTGTTGGGTGGAAGGAGAAAGGAAGAATGAAAAACCTTGCGGCGGAGGGTGACGATGGGCTGGCCGGCGGCGTCGATGAGGACGCGGCGGTCACGGAGGGTCATGAGAGAGCCCTTGACTTTGAAGACCACGTTGCCGTTGACGTCGGTGACCACGAAGTTGTCGGCGAGGGTCATCACCTTCATCACCACCGCCAGATCCACCGGGTACGGAGCGCAGAACTGCGGCCCGATCACGGTGGTCGGCAACGCCGGCATCGGAGCGGAGGTGGTGGGTTGCGGTGGATAATGAGGGTTTGGGTATGCCATGTATAAGGATCACACTCAAACAAACAGGTAATAagaaatttatgtaattattgtCTCCAAAGCTAAAGTGTTGTTTTCGAATTTTGAATGAATATAAGTTGTCAAAGTTTCTTATATAGAAGGCACCATGATTGATGACGAGGATCTAGCATAGAAGTTGGATATGCttgcattttcttttctaagTAAAATATACATCATTTCCagtaatttttcaaaattattcattattcaaTGTCACGTGACATGtacttttcataattaaatacacaaaaaattaactcctaaaattgtttttttttcttcgccAAAAAAAacttgtctttttcttttatcaagaaaataaaagttgtcGTTTTCTTCATCGAATTTGTTGGTTGTAGATTTTTTTGTTGAATGTCGactctatgtttttttttttactgcaGTGACTTTGAATCAATGATATCATGGGTATTTACGGTAATTGTTAATTTGTCATGTTCTAAAAAttacatttcataataattatatcttAAGCATCATTTcattatcaatattatatacaatttgtaatatttttttcaaatatcatcactaatgtttatgttatttaaaaCAATGTGAAATAGTTACCATatggatatataatttttcttaatagttattacaaaaaaaaatgaatataactTTCAAAAAGGGTTGCTTAAGTCTTACAAAAATCTAAGAGTTGTAGAGGCTCCGCGCCACAGAAAACGAATAATCTAACCCAAATGAGAAAAGTCAACTTAAAACAGAAATATTGTCAAAGTTTTATGAAGAGTATTTTTATCACATGTTTaatgtgaaaataataaaaagaagcAGAAGAGTTGATTTAAAAGAAAGACAAAATACACAAGAAACggagaaataaaaattaaaaaatgttttttaagttaaataacCGATTGCAAGTTTAGGATTTAGACTATTCtcgttaaaaaaaattctatttgttttttttaattatgtaaaacaTCATGAAATATTAAGTATATTTAACACTTGTAAAGCGTGATTAATGCATACGGagacatttattataaataaactcGAAGCTAAGTGTCCAAATTTCAGgccaagcaagaaattaaatattaagataatGGTATAGTTCGCTAAGTTGAAGAATTCcgtcttattttttaaattttattctcaatctatgagtaaattaatttaaatttacaaaaagaaaaaaagtcgttattttttttttaaaattatacgcGTTAGTGTTAGCGTGTTGCGTTTTCTTACGCGGATTATTCTTGGTtgcttaattaaatatttatcatattcgATATGACTGATTCCAATTACGTGGTTAACTCCAAATTTTCATGCGAAAatgcaatttaattaaaacaaatattcaaagcACGAATTACAGTTatttcatcaaataaatttagtttctaaTCCATTTTATTCTGTTTTTAGTCTTTAGATTTTTATTTGACTGGTTAaggtttttttattatgtaatttgagCTGTTAAACTATGATATGACGTTAATTGTgtatagagatggcaaataaacccgttcCCATgagtattgcccgaacccgtccccgttttgacgggaaatccccgcactgactgggtatgggtatggggaatccccgacttttttagttgggtatggggatgtacatatacccgccataatacccgtccccgccatatcttcattctcgtttaaattattaaaatattcacaattaatcaagtaacccctatatatatatatatatattttttttcttttaattatttcatttgtcattaaactcattctcatctccaatatattttttatcttatcataacctttatgtaattatgttaaaatgatgtatgttaataaaaaaaaatttatgcctcacatttgaatatttatattattttttaatatttttatatattataaattttcctttcacatgagaatgtttatactctcaatttaaggtaatataaaaaattctttacttattattattattattattaatttttgtttaatttgaagaactcttttgtttcattaaaataattttcgttatttttcaaccattaagtatatatattgatatttgaaaagttttcttagttttctgagatatttttcgtcttatcataccttagttatacatttgatttcctttgtgtgatttttttcgatagtctctcaaattatttttaaaacacacatttgttagtttcttaatatttttatttattgtttttattttcatcatgtagaataatatttcgatatattctatctaattattttttattttataactcattattaatcataatgtaattttttcactttaaattctgtttgaagtggttaaaattatatttatatatatatatatatatatatatatatatatatatatatatatatataatgatatttaagaatagtatatgataattcactacaagaaaaacatgaaatgatgactgatttagtcagtaacccatatcagtcactatttttcgtcattggtggtagtagttgatttattgtctaaattagtgactgattcaatatcgaatcggtacttgatttagtgaccaatttaattactaatttatttgtaatttaatgacaaattttttggtcactaatgatatttctatttatttttaaccacttcaaacataatttaataattagttctctaaggtttttttcattttatcataccttaattatacatttgatttcctttgtgcgatttctttcgatagtctctcaaattatttctaaaacacacatttgttagttttttaatatttttatttattgtttattttcatcatgtaaaaaaatattttgatatattctatctaattatttgttattttataactcattattaatcacactgtaatttttttcactttaattgtataaataacttttatttactataatataaaaatttaatgtaatttctatgaatatttttttgtcactatccaacatatattgaagttcaaaagatacaaaatctatgtcaaaattttattattatgtttattatttgttctttgtgtcattttgatcaagtgatgtattataactttttattagtgtataaaaaagagattcattataatttaaaaaattgaagtaaacaaatatttaaaatatattttaatttgaatatttgttttccttttattatttgttctttgtgtcattttgatcaagtgatatattataatttttattagtgtataaaaaagagattcattagaattttaaaaattgaagtaaacaaacatttaaaatatattttaatttgaatatttgttttccttttatatttttttgaaatattttttaattttatcaactaagttcatcaatgttgtagtttgcaaatttaataaatgttttggttcacatgaaattttatttggtattctaatataaaatgtaaacaattataatttattttaaggtatttggcatcgaagaaaatcctcttaatattgaatatttcataatattatgttttctttaccgtaatttgttttcttttataaaaattaatattgaagtagttagaatacgggtacgggtatgggtacgagattatacccgttacccggtggggatggggatggaaaaaaagtttgatacccgttggatttgggtatggggatgggaatgaattttttatgcggggatgggtatgggatagcgaaacccgtccccgccccgccccgttgccatctcTAATTGTGTACTATTTCGTGTCGATTTCGATGaatgatatttttcatttttcgaATATACGATGAAATATTGGTCATATTTATCCTTCAAACTACATTGTTTGTCATAGTTTTTCCATTTTACAACTTTTTCCATTTTAAAATATCGGAAGTATAATTTATcctcactaaaaaaaatcttcatccataataaattatattgaataaaagttattagtcattataataaccaatttaaaatttaaaagttaaaaaaatattaattattaaaatagtcactattataaataaaaaaattataattgatcattaattaattaaagactaatttagaaattaaattattttgatgattaaaacttaagtaattaatttttaatgaccaatttcttttggtagctaaaatcatagtaattaattttaaaaatcaatttagtgaccaattataatttattttgatcacTAACATTGGttcctaataaaatatttttataataactttaaaaCTACATTATTTGTGTTgactgatttttcttttttaaaaatttatttttctaagctcaaaaagatatatttatcgCTGCTTGAGTCAATAACCAATTATATTTTGGTAATGTTATCAAAAAGTCTTGAGGATATTTTTCTTTGACCATTTCTCCACACTCTTTTGcgaaaataataagaaataatatttgttttcatatttctacTTCCTCGTTTCTTCTCCTTTCCCTTTCCTACCTACTTAACTATTTATCCAATTAATCCTATATGTATATGAATTTTCCACATTTACTAGGATAAACTAGAtcatgaattatttaataagGATAATTGAccgtttgaaaaaaaaaaactattctaACATAATAGACCTATCAAATAAATTGTGGCTGAtctatttttaaactaaaaaaaatagtttaatttgattttatatgggattaaccaataattttttatttaattttaaaaaataaaagtaattaaaatataattttgaaaataattattttaaaaaaatgagtaggtaaaataaatttaattttaaattttaaatataataaataaattataatataaatatatttttaatagaatagtattattattaaaagttatgattttttttaaacgaACTGACCCTCAATTTCTGGTCCAAACTAATTTAAGTTGTGAATTAAATAGGGTCAAAATCaagattgattaatttttatgtaagttgctatttgaaaaaaaaaaaaaaacttaatccAAAATGGAGGCATACCCTATATTAAAGCTCTAAACAATTGATATTGCTTCTTTAATAGTTGTATTTTAGTTTACCTGGATGATTTAAATGTgtgtttgaaatttaaaaagaaaattaaaccaaactaaactcaattgaaattgaagaaaaactcATTTGTTTTAAGTTAATCAAAGTTTAGagtaaatctttttttttttcttatctagATTTGAAACATACTGAAACGTTGTTTTGGTGAAATCCAAATACACTTTTCATAATTAACATAAAACTTCAGCTAAAAGTGTAAGATATTTTCATAGTCCATAACAACATGTATATCATGAATCttataagataaatataaaattacatatgAGCCTAACATATGACACAATAACCGTAATAAATTTCGCTAGCAAAAAAATTAtctctattttaaaaatgatttatatgtTTAACTTAATCTTAAAAATGGACTaggaaaaatatcttaattgaGAAAAATGACGTGTGTGGATGACATTTGTGTGGAAGTTTAGCAATACTTATTGTGGAAGTCCACATCGGGTATATATATTTCTATCTTGAAATGGAGGTATTTTCCTGCACCACATTGTTTTCTTTCAGCACCTCCAACTTCTGCTGCAGTTCCCATTTTACccgtataaaatatatatgaaataaataaatgattacaTATGTGATATGGGGTGTACACATTAGATTCTCAAATCCAGTTTAGGGCTCCATCAGATTATGAGATCCGgttaacaaatttgaaaattcacATAATCGAATTTTGAAATctaataaacaaacaaaagatgACACTTAACTAGATTTCGTTAATCGTATTTCAAAATctggtaaaaaaataataatttggtctcaatttacattttaaaattaaaatgaaaattttaaggatgaggtaAAAAAGTGGAGAGTAACACTATTACTCTATgtgattatataattttaaactaattataatcataaaccaaaatatttattaaaaatgtgaattttaataaaaatattattataacatttatataaaagttaaatttaattttaatttggagagagaaaaaattgttatattttagaaaaatgaaactaaattgaattaaaataacaatatagaacaaaattgaatataaaattgaatataaaacattaactctgacacgtgacacgtttATGAATTGacacatgaatatttttttcaaaaataagaaaaattagaaaaaaacaacGAAGTTACATATAACAAATAATGTTCATTATcgtaattatttaaatggtgataataaaaaggattaaattgatTAGAATTGAAAActgattgaaaataataatattaaaactaaattgacaaaactgaataaaaaaagaaaaggaaggattaaatatatattttaatcttgaatatttaaaataaaaaataaagaatatttagCAAAAAATACATAAACTTTAAACATCATGTCTCGTTTTTGGCTCTTAGTTTGAAACAAAAGATGTTCTCCTCCCCATGTGGGAACAAAATCTGCTTGCAAGTCCTTCGATTTGCTTTTGGAGTTATATATAgtttttgttgcaattttttttaataaattaaaagaaaaacaaatctcataaaatatgataaaatatgaaaaattctaATAGTTATATCACGTCTCTAATTAGTTTTTATTCTTCATATGAGATATAACTTTCACGTTGTATTTCGTCTAATGCCTATGCAACTAtttaatataatgaattttttatattatcctTTGTTGTGTCATGTGGTTAGTTCATTGCAAACTTCACACATGTCATTTGATGTCCTTTGTCTTTATTATATAGTTTAATATAGTATTTGTTACAAATAAAGTCCAACTTTTGAAAGTAGTTATTTTGGTTATTGATCGTAACTacacaaaataatatagaaatgtCTTCTTTAAAATCTATAAGATAGATATTCTAGGCTTATTTAGATTTGAATGGAGATTTGATGTTGCTTATTTATAGGACTgttttgacttattttttaattttttagattttccTTTCGGAATTAAAGTGTGTCAAAAGTTTTCTTTTGAGCTCCTTCAATTGTATTATAGCTATAGTTTTTTGGAATAATAATTTcagttatataatttaattacatatttagttttttttttcgtaagtTAGTATACTTGTAGCCCACACTAtacattcaatttcttttaagaaaaaatttacgTATTTGCTAGTAATAAGAACGAGCTGtgctatttatttatttaaggcactaatattaatgtttaaCAGTAATATTCAATATTCATTGTGTTAATTATTTCCTTGACTCTGGTTtctttaaagtttaaaagaaaagaaaaagtataagTGGGGAACCACCAATTTTATAATCTTTCCAAGATAGAACGAAGGATAAAGATGGTTTGatattaaaacgaaaaaaataacatgtcctaagaaagaaaatattaataataagaataaaataaaggtgACATAAACATGAGTTGGAAAATAAGTGCTTTTGTTTATTTGAATAACTAAACAGAGAATAAGTTGAAGTTTAAAGGTCCCTCCTTCTTCCTCACTAATACATAAGAGGCCactcatttaataaaaactttcatataataaataatttacaaaaatgtcaaaacaattaaaaaaattaaaataatcgaaTACAGAATacagaaaagaagaaattgagATATTTAAGTATACATGATCGATCAAAGTTGAAGAGTTAGAATTAGAGCCACAATGAATGCATGATCGATATTTGGAAACACGGACACCATGTACTTCTGTCTGCTAAACATAGTTCCAAGCTTTGTATTTATCTGCAACAACAATCATTTATTTCCATGAGTAACCATAATGTTTTTCCTTCCTCTCTCTATCATGGGAAattaattaagattaaattagtTACCTGGGCAACAAGAATGTTGGAATTGCCTATGTAAACATCCCAAGAGCGTCCAGACCAACTTGATTTGATCCTGAAGTCACAAACATCAGTGACATTATTTGCCAAGAACACGTCGAATTTCAACCTTAGCTGAAACAACGAGGATCTGTGTCTTGTAAATATGAGATCCCTAGATTCTTCACTTTGGCCTCTGAATGCTTTCCAACCATCACTCTGAATCTGTATTATCCAGCAAGTTCAAACTTAACTTTCAACCATCAAACTTTTTATACTAAATGATAAATGAATTTAGATTCTGTGATAAATGAGTTAAAGGATTCATCTTAGGACCAAGGAATTAAACTAACCGATCTGCGAAGATGAAGAATGGGGTTTCCATGAGCGTCAAACATGAAACTGTGTTTGCGGGGTTTTACAATGCTTACGATGTTGCTCTTAACGGTGAAAACTACGTTGCCATTGGTGTCTGTCACAGTGAAATTATCTGCTATACTCCTTTCCTTTGTGATTATGAGATCAACAGGATGTGGACCTGCAATTAACAAATAACAACTTCAGATTAATCAAAgaacaaatatgaaaatgtttaaCATATCAAGTAAACGATTATCTGAGGCATGCATAGAgggtcatatatatatatatatatatatatatacctggAGCACAATACTGAGGGGCGATGATGGGGGTGCCAAAGGGTGGTGATAATTGGTTTGCCATATTTGATTGTTGAACTTCAACAATGAGTTGCAGAAGAATGAGTTTAATTTGTAGAATAAAAAACTGAAgctttgttatatatatatatacatatatggcGGTGAAGCAGTTTTTGACTTCTCTACGTCTCAGAAAATTCAACTAAGAACAAGACAACGCTCTCTCCCCATATAAGAACAAGTAAATGCCAACCTGTTACTGGGTTACTTAGATAAGAGAAGAACAAAATATCTAAGGAGAATATTCCACACACACAAGCCTTATCAATCAAGGCATGAAAAGGtaataagttattttattcagcttttttaatatgataaggATCAAAGACTGTGACAATTAAAAGGTTAGTcggttttcttatttttatctctcttttaattttcattttatttcttatcaaataatattttagctTCTTATAATACAAAAAGGCATACAGAAGTATCTCTTTGTTGATTTTCTGGAGATGcgtattatttatgataaataaatatttttaaaacataaattacataTTTGAACCAGGAAATTTgtaattatcatttttcaatcatgacatttttttcttgaactacaGTGTTTTAGTCATTTtcacttttacttttttcttaatttatcatttatgtatAAAGATAGGA
This region of Vigna unguiculata cultivar IT97K-499-35 chromosome 5, ASM411807v1, whole genome shotgun sequence genomic DNA includes:
- the LOC114183117 gene encoding protein LURP-one-related 10-like, which encodes MAYPNPHYPPQPTTSAPMPALPTTVIGPQFCAPYPVDLAVVMKVMTLADNFVVTDVNGNVVFKVKGSLMTLRDRRVLIDAAGQPIVTLRRKMMTAHDRWQAFRGESTEAKDLIFSVKRSSFIQFKSKLDVFLANNTREDVCDFKVKGSWLERSCVVYAGETNNIVAQMHKKHTVQSILIGKDHFMVTIYPNIDYAFIVALVVILDEINDDAAGR
- the LOC114186089 gene encoding protein LURP-one-related 15-like, yielding MANQLSPPFGTPIIAPQYCAPGPHPVDLIITKERSIADNFTVTDTNGNVVFTVKSNIVSIVKPRKHSFMFDAHGNPILHLRRSIQSDGWKAFRGQSEESRDLIFTRHRSSLFQLRLKFDVFLANNVTDVCDFRIKSSWSGRSWDVYIGNSNILVAQINTKLGTMFSRQKYMVSVFPNIDHAFIVALILTLQL